The following coding sequences lie in one Crassostrea angulata isolate pt1a10 chromosome 10, ASM2561291v2, whole genome shotgun sequence genomic window:
- the LOC128165001 gene encoding zinc finger protein 184-like produces the protein MYTKTEIDLEILSDKVFGLLSAEIKIIPALTEEEIQKVVEGSGITLLKQVESDSYTVHGSWKSLQRARDILEKFTVKPETSAADKNGSSEIPVTTKCDEGVDSRESDEGNESLDDKRGDSSDMNDECEASPSMEEQMETEMEENPDKEKVFKCKKCKEEHQSLSQLTEHNQKAHNLFTCDICLKTYAKKRYVQQHRKRHTQEKKFQCSICGFKFFEQSKLKSHLEIHKPVTERELPYKCSICMKQFHNRTGWTEHMNTHTGQKPHKCSLCGAEFAHSSALKRHEASHEPNHPIKCDFCEKKFRYPDKLKAHMILHTGEKKYACQCGKIYTTSNSLKRHQQTCSDANPLTQQVSVYMYQNPVLQDIVYMCGLCEKQFDSLESAGSHICSCCQ, from the exons ATGTACACCAAAACAGAAATTGATTTGGAAATACTGTCTGATAAG gTATTTGGATTGCTTAGTGCAGAAATAAAGATAATCCCAGCTTTGACAGAGGAAGAAATACAGAAAGTCGTTGAAGGATCAGGAATAACATTACTGAAGCAAGTTGAAAGTGACAGTTACACAGTTCATGGCAGCTGGAAATCACTACAAAGAGCAAGAgatattttg gaaaagttTACAGTCAAACCTGAAACATCAGCTGCAGATAAGAATGGATCTAGTGAAATTCCTGTGACTACAAAATGTGATGAAG GTGTTGATTCTCGAGAAAGCGATGAGGGGAATGAAAGTCTTGATGACAAGAGAGGAGATTCAAGTGACATGAATGATGAATGTGAAGCAAGCCCTAGTATGGAAGAACAGATGGAAACAGAGATGGAAGAAAATCCTGACAAAGAGaaagtttttaaatgtaaaaaatgcaAAGAAGAGCATCAGAGCTTATCTCAATTGACAGAACACAACCAAAAAGCACACAACTTGTTTACCTGTGATATTTGTTTAAAGACCTATGCAAAGAAACGCTATGTGCAGCAGCACCGAAAGAGACACACTCAGGAGAAAAAGTTTCAGTGTAGCATTTGTGGCTTCAAGTTTTTTGAACAGAGCAAATTGAAAAGTCATCTTGAGATCCACAAACCTGTGACAGAGAGGGAGCTGCCATACAAATGTAGTATATGCATGAAGCAGTTTCACAACCGCACTGGATGGACCGAACACATGAACACACACACTGGCCAAAAACCTCACAAATGCTCCTTATGTGGAGCTGAGTTTGCTCATAGCAGTGCCCTGAAGAGGCATGAAGCCTCCCATGAACCTAACCATCCTATAAAATGTGATTTCTGTGAAAAGAAATTTAGGTACCCAGACAAATTGAAAGCTCACATGATTCTTCATACAGGTGAAAAAAAGTATGCTTGTCAGTGTGGGAAGATATACACCACATCTAACTCCCTGAAGAGACATCAACAGACATGTAGCGATGCTAATCCATTAACTCAACAAGTCAgcgtatacatgtatcaaaatccAGTGCTGCAAGACATTGTGTACATGTGTGGTTTGTGTGAAAAACAGTTTGATTCTTTAGAGAGTGCCGGGTCCCATATTTGTAGTTGTTGTCAATAG
- the LOC128165002 gene encoding THUMP domain-containing protein 1-like, translating to MSERKGKKRPKSYYIKCANKKPKRDSWKLEAGMKGFLVTCNNNEKGAVRDAYNILNEYADKLYGPEKESSGSKEDEDLSEEEEEEDIEKAMKKEVDEIKESKHELRRFQNTNTKAKNLIFIRTTIPDPSQLAHSILSDLWETKVQKSRFAIRLLPIAGTCRAEEDEVKKLGKELFTPIFQTPFGEGYNFSIIVKIRNNNGLGRDSVIPALAGIIKDLNPLHRVNHDKPDFVVLVEVAQSVCCLGIVKDFFKFKKYNLQEVVKTNSENVSIKQGNLNREESSCAVSSYVTPEEDAKSNLSQETTEVEEVKCEETKDAHISVIPDNDIEDGNNLVEGSAKDDLLIPESESEKQANEKDGSTSTCCDKTTGAVLKVNDSTENT from the exons ATGAGTGAAAGGAAAGGAAAGAAGCGTCCAAAGTCATACTACATAAAATGTGCCAACAAGAAACCAAAGAGGGATTCATGGAAGCTGGAGGCTGGCATGAAAGGTTTCCTGGTCACTTGTAACAACAATGAGAAAGGAGCAGTCCGGGATGCCTACAATATCCTGAACGAATATGCGGACAAGTTGTATGGTCCTGAAAAG GAGTCATCAGGCAGTAAGGAAGATGAGGATCTGTCAGAGGAGGAAGAGGAAGAAGATATTGAGAAGGCAATGAAGAAGGAGGTGGATGAAATCAAGGAGTCGAAGCATGAGTTGAGGAGATTTCAAAACACTAATACAAAGGCCAAGAACCTGATCTTCATTAGGACCACAATTCCCGACCCTAGTCAGCTGGCGCATTCTATTTTGTCTGATCTGTGGGAAACCAAAGTACAAAAATCCAGGTTTGCTATCCGTCTACTCCCTATAGCAGGGACCTGCAGAGCAGAAGAGGATGAGGTCAAAAAGCTGGGAAAGGAACTGTTTACACCGATTTTTCAGACGCCATTTGGGGAAGGTTACAATTTCAGCATAATTGTGAAAATCAGGAATAACAATGGCTTAGGCCGAGATTCTGTCATCCCAGCCTTGGCTGGTATTATCAAGGACCTGAACCCACTACACAGAGTAAATCATGACAAACCAGACTTTGTTGTGCTGGTGGAAGTCGCTCAGTCTGTGTGTTGTCTTGGAATCGTGAAggattttttcaaattcaaaaagtATAATTTGCAAGAAGTAGTGAAGACAAACTCTGAAAATGTATCCATTAAGCAAGGAAACTTAAACAGGGAGGAAAGCAGTTGTGCTGTCAGTAGTTATGTTACTCCTGAAGAGGACGCAAAGTCAAACTTATCTCAAGAGACTACTGAAGTTGAAGAAGTTAAATGTGAGGAAACAAAGGATGCCCATATTAGCGTAATACCTGATAATGATATTGAGGATGGGAACAATTTAGTTGAAGGCAGTGCAAAAGATGACCTACTGATTCCAGAGTCTGAAAGTGAAAAGCAGGCTAATGAGAAGGATGGAAGTACAAGCACATGTTGTGACAAAACAACAGGTGCTGTATTGAAAGTAAATGACTCCACTGAAAATACCTGA
- the LOC128165009 gene encoding uncharacterized protein LOC128165009, whose protein sequence is MKIIRKAENAVVNSTFEERSMEVTITGLDKGSLKGKCYQLKIKKLPHDIVKENSYMEVEDDRVVLYLNKKEKESWYPELESGLETEEDEGETENP, encoded by the exons ATGAAGATCATCAGAAAGGCAGAGAATGCTGTTGTTAATTCAACATTTGAGGAAAG ATCTATGGAGGTCACCATTACAGGTTTAGACAAGGGGAGCCTGAAGGGCAAGTGCTATCAGCTGAAGATAAAAAAACTGCCACATGATATTGTAAAGGAAAATAGCTATATGGAG GTTGAAGATGATCGAGTTGTGCTCTATCTTAACAAAAAGGAGAAGGAATCCTGGTACCCTGAGCTTGAGTCTGGACTCGAGACAGAGGAAGATGAGGGGGAGACCGAGAACCCATAG